AGCCTGCGGCCCCAGGCTGGGCTGTCCCCGCCTGGCACAGGTCTCTGTCCCCAGAGAAGGTCTGGCCccactcactcctccctctTGTCCCTCTCGTCCCCAGCTACGAGGAGAGCTCTACCCCCAAGGAGGTGCCGGGGGCCTCCAAAGAAGAGACGACAGAAGCCTCCAAGAAGGAGAAGTGACTTTGCCCGCCGGCCGTGCCCGGCACCGCCGGGCTGGGGCCCTTCCAGACCCTCCGCAAGTGACAGACGACGAAACAATTGTGCAAAGAGCATCGTGTTGTGTGTGTCGGAGCAGCCACCCAGGTGGGGTATCGATGTATGCCGCATAGCCaccccccgccggcccccccggggccgcgccgccgcccccctgCCTGTTTATCTCCTACGGGGGTACGAGGCGGGTGGGGGGCAAACCACAGGCcggtttttaaattttgtattgtgcatttgctttctctcaTATTAAACCATGTCAAAGGAAGGAGTGCTGGTCTGCCAGTGCCGGTGCCGCGCCGGCAGCCCTCCTCGCCTTGGCCGCTGCTCCGGCTTGTAGCCCCGGCTCAGCCGCCTGGCCAGCACCGGGATCGGCGTCCCGGCTCACCAGCAGCCTTGTTCTCCCTGTGGGGCCCGTGGCCGTTGTCTGGCTGTTTCCAAGTGACcgtccccttccccctcctgctcctccggCGCTCGGCCTTCCCCCAGCCAGCCTCAGCCTGGCCCCCCGCCTCTGCAACACCCAGATTTAGGGCTGCGGTTGCTGACCCCCGGCCTGTTCCCCGGGTGGGTTTGAGCCGGGGTCTGGCCCCGGAGCTGGGTGGGTGAGCGGGGATCGGGGTGCAGGAACCCAGAGGGATGGGGATGTGCTCTGCCTCAGCTGCTGGGGGGCTCAGcgagctggggctgagcccccgCAGCCTGGGGGAGCGGGCATGGGAGGGAAAGAGCTGGGTGACCCCAAACCCAGCCTCAGAGTGGGGTGAAGAGAGCACGAGCTGTCCCCCCTCCTTGCAGAGCCAGGCGCCAGCCTGCACcccctggggctgggacaggcagggggggcagtgcaggcaggggggctggagcggctgcaggcaggggcagctccagcagccgcCTCGGCTCCTGCTGGGGCCGGCTGCCGTGTGTCCCGCAGCACCGGCAGTGTCCTCCCTGCCCGCCCTCGGGGCAGGCGTGCGGAGGATCCTGCATCCCTCCGGCCATGCCCACTGCCAGAATAAATAGAAAGTGTTTGCCGGCTTGGCAGCCCCTCCACAAAAGCCGTATTGAACCATTATTCCCCGAGTCGGCTGCGAGCACTAAAAGTGGCGCCTCGCGTTCTGCCATCTAATGACCCTTCGCAGTCTCCTACAGATGTTTTCTATGACTTACAGCTCCTTTTCCAACAGCCCTGTCCGCAAAAACAAGAGGGGCCACTTTAATTCCAATTAAATACCTCCAGCTAAGCAAACAGTGTGCAGCAGGGCTCGGGCACGGCGCGGCCGCCAGGCCCGGCCCACGGAGTCGCTGAGTCTAGACTCCAGATGTGATTTCACCAGCCTCCAGTGTCCCGTGGAAAACCATGCTGGCTCTGCTGCGGGGTGCAGCACCCTGCTGCGAGCCGGGGCCCCGCTCACCGCCGCGGCGTGACGGCACGtgcccccccctcaccccgGTGCGGGTCTGGCATCGCGTCCTACGAAGTTCTGCATCCTCCCTGGCTTTGGGTGATGGGAGCCTGATGTCACCGTGGCCTCGCACCCATCCCCGTGCAGCCTCCGGAGCCCCCGAGCGTgtgggagcggggctgggggttGCACATGGAACCCACAGCACCGGCATcgccctcctgcctccctgctccgCCGCGGAGCTCGGGGCAGCTCGTGCCAGCTCTACGTGCGGTGGGAGCGCGGCAGCGAGCCAGGAGCTTTCCCAGGGcctggggctgcggggagcggaaggcctggggaggggagagcggGGTCACCCCTCACCCTGCCCGGCCGATaagccggggccgggctgggaggaaggaagcacGCCGGGTCCTGCAAGGAGCCGCCAGCGGAGCCGGCGCCTCGGTGGCCCCGGGCTCGCTCGCCCGCTGCACCTGGGCCCCGTGGCACCTCCGCTCCCGGCACCGCCGCGGCCACATGGCTCCAGTCTGTCTGGGCCGCTGCTGGGCCACCTTCCCCTCGCCGCGGGGTCCCTCCggcttggggaggggggctACGGAAACACGAACGCACCAGCTCTGGCAGGAAACCTCCATCCGCGGAGCTGCGCCcagccggggcaggggccggagccagcctgccctgctgctggcagccgtGGGGTTTGGGGTGATCCCCCCACGAGTGATGTAGGTGCTCGCTGGCGGGGGGAGCCCCTGGGCCCCCTCCCCTCATGCCAAGCTCCTGCCAGGGATCGCAGCGGGGCGGGATGGGCTGAGCTGGGGGTGCACAGGGGGCACCCTTGGGTGCAATGGCAGGCAGTGGGGTGGTGCTTTCATGGGTGGGGAGTGCTGGTGCCTGGGGCAAGGCGGGGGACGGACAGACACTGGGGCTGCTTGTCCCCAGAGCCCTGCAGAGTCTCCCCACCGCGACCGGGAGTGCAGCTGGTGGGATGGGTGacgggtgctgggtgctgcagtcCCCAGTGCAGCACCTTGTACCCCACCGGGCAGAGCCGGGGATGCCTGGCCGTGATGGGGGTGCCGGCAGTGAGAGCTGGGGTCCTGCCGGCTGGCGGGTGCTGGCGGTGGCGCCCGGCCGGCGGCTGcgagcagggagaggaagcaggcgagagcagccccggccccggccggccGGCGAGGAGGGGCAGGAAGCTGGAATAAATCCCAGGAAGGGctgcctggctccagctggTCTGGGCTGCAGCGGATGGAGCCGGGAACGGGAAGGGAGAAGGCGGGAGGGGAATGCGCAGGGGCTTTCTCAGGCCTCggccctgctccagctgtgccgGCAGCCCCTGCTCACATCTGCGGCCGCTGCTCAGCACCATCCTGCGGGCACAGGGGGGCCGGAGGCTCTGCGCAGCCCCAGGGCTGATCCGCGGATGGCATGGGGTGAGGGGGCCTGGATGGAGCCCAACcccagccagagcagcagcagcctgggttTGGGGAGTTCTGTTCACTGGGGGGAGCCCCCAACCTGACCCGTGGTGTCCgtgctgccttccctcctcctgctcgcagccctgcagagctctgcatgCCCGAGCgcggggctgggtgctgccggggctgggtgctgccggggctggggtgCTGGCTGGCCCCCATCCCCATCATCACTGCGGCGCAGGCAGCCCCCGGCGGCCCCTTGCCGGCCTGGCGCGGCCGTGCCCTGTGTGgtcccggcggggcggggggcggccggggggctTTGATGTGCTCGGCTGCCGGGCAACCCCTGCTCCGTGCAAAGCAGCCGCCCCCCCCGGCCGGGCTGAGCCCAGCCAGCGCCATATGGCCGAGGCCGCTGTTACCGCGCCGTGTGCCCCGTTCCCAGAATTGACATGGAAATGAAGCTATCTGTCACGCCGGACAACACCGGCCGCGCTGGCCGGCACGCCATGCCGGGACCCCGTTGCCCAGCTGTGGTCAGGGCAGCATCCCGGGGCCACACTGGCAGCCCTGACCCCAGTaccccatccctgtccccagcaccccaaCACGCAGAGGGCTGGGGTGAGGGTGTCCCGCAGCCGGGGGCATCCCacgggccggggccgccggcaGCCGGGGCGGCCATGCCACGTGTGCCGTGACACCCGCCACGGCAGCGAAACCCATCCCGGTCCCCACGCCGCCCGGGGTGGCCGGTGCTCGGGGCCACGGGCAGGGCGCCCGCCGGGGCGTGGGGCCGGCTCGTCCCGGCCATGGCGCATTGTTGGCGGCGCAGCTGGCGGCACCCGGCCGGCCGGCGGCACTGAAAGGCATTCCTGCGCACAATGTCCCCGGCCTCCCTgccgcggcccggccgccgctgCCAGATGGGGGCTAATTAGCAGCTTTGAGAGCCGCGGTGGGAACCGGGCAGCACCAGGCCCTCCGCCGAGCCCTGAATGGAGGGGGCGACCCCAGTGCCGTGCCCACCCTGGGAACCGCTGCTGCACCGGGATGGGGGGACACAGGGAGGAGGGACAGAGGGAGGGACGGAGGGCTGGAGAGACAGAGGGATGCAGCTCCCCCCGGCCAGCCTGGCAGGGTTAAAGTCCATCCACGCTCTCCAGGATTGCTGCCCCCgccagaggaggaagaagaggggaggCCTTCAGCTCCCTGCGTGCCTGGGCAGGCTGCAGCCGCTCTGAGCACGGCCAGGCACGGGAGGGTCTggcccccagcccacccccACAAAGGGCAGGGCACCGTGGCTCTCTGCACCCACACCGGGGCTGGCCCGTGTGGCACGCTCTCCGGCCAGGAAGGGCACAAGGTGGCCGGGCTGTCCCCGTGGCCGTGCCACCACGAAGTGCCATCACAGCAGTGCCACCGCAGCGGCGCAGCCCACCCTGGCAGCCCCGTTCCCTGGCGAGCGGGGGGCAGCTGAGCATGGTGCGAGGTTGGGGTGCGCTGGAGCCGTGCTGTCGGGGTGCCCCAGCCCCGTGCCGGCTTTGCTTGCGGCGGAGCCCAGCGCggctttctgcagctgccaaCAATGCCAGCGGCGCAGCCGGGCCCGTGGCGTGGCCTCGTGGGGTACACGGGGGCAGCCAGtgctgctctggcacctgggCACACACGTTGGTGTGCAAGGTGGGGTGTGCGTGAGAGTGCATAGGTGTacgtgcatgcatgtgtgtgtatctgtatGTGCCTCTGCGTGTGTGCGCGTTCTTACGGGTGTGTTTGTGCGTGTGCGTGCATCCAcaggtttgtgtgtgtgcgtgaaTCTTCCTGTGCACGCACACGCGCGTGTGTATGTCCGTACATCTGTCTGTGCGTGCACGTATATGTGCACGCCTCCGTGTGTGCACACACGCACTCACATCCATGTGCCTGTGCGCCTGTGTCTGCGCACACGTGCACGCACGCCCGTGAGTGTGTGCAGTGATCGAAAAGgccgcagctctgcctgctcgCCCCCCCGCTCGCTGCTGCACCGTTTCGGAGAACCGGGGGGGGGTCTTTGTCAGCGCTGCCCTGCAAAGCTGCGGGTCCGGCGGGCCGGGGTCCTGCTCGGGGACCCCCCCGtccccccggggctgccggcccCGCTGCTGCCCGGGCGCTGGCTGCGCCTCCCTGCAGGTGCGGGGGTAACGAGCAGTAATGTTAATTACCGCCCGGATCGGAAGCCCCTCAGGGCAGGGACCGGCTTTCGGTCCCGGACGCTGCCTCCTCGCACGGAGGCTGCAGCCGCACCGGCGGGACCTCCTCCCGTCGTCCCCCCACCCCGCGGCAGGACCGTGCTCGCAGCCCACGGCCCCGCGGTGCCCCACGCGAGCTGCacccaccgcccccccccccgcagtggACCCAAGCCTGGAGACCCCCCgccccgggagccgccgccTCCGCGGAGGTTTCAGCCCCGGGACTGGGGTGCGAGGGGGGGGCGGGAGACCGAaccgggggcgggggcgcggggtACGGGCTGCCCGCGGTGGGGATGCCCGTACCCCCGTGTCCCCGTGAGGGTCCCCGTGCCCCCCCATGTTCCCGTGGGGGTCCCGGTGCCCCcccgggcccgggccgggctgcaggtgccccccccccgctttcgccccgccccgcccccgtCGCCATGGGCACCGCCCGCGAGGCGCCGCGCTGACAGCGCGCGGGGTTTTATGAATGGGTGACGTCACGGCCCTGGCGTCTAACGGTCTGAGCCTCCGGggagacggggggggggggcggcgggggccccGGGAGTGCAGGGGGGCTGGGCGCCTGGAGGGGCACCGGGAGgtccggggcggggggggggcaaggggcgagcggggctgtggggagccCCGGCGGTGGAGGGGAagcgggggctgcagggagcccGACACCGGGAGCCTGCGGGGCAATTACCCACGTTAATGGCGGGGAAGGTGTCAGGGCGGGCGGTGCCCGCCGCCGCTCTGCACCCCGGTAGCCCCCGCATCCCCGGTGTCCCCCGTGCTGCCGCCCTcaccccccccgccgccctcgcCCCGCCACTGTCCCTTTAAGGCGCTGCCCTTCAGGGGGCGCATGAATGGGGCGGGCGGGGCCGTCCCCGCCCCCGCGGCGTCGCCATTGGCCGCGGCTCtccccccgcggccccgcctCCCCGTCGGCGGCGCTCTATAATtggcgcggcggggcgcgcaCTCGGCTGTCCGCCCGCAGGGTCCCGTCGCCGCCGGTCGCTCCCCTCGCCGCCCCTCGCCATGAaggtcgccgccgccgccccctcgCCGCTGCCCGCGGGCGCCGGCGGCACGCTGAAGGCGGTGCGGCCCGGGGAGGCCGCTCGCtgcgggccgggcccgggcccggggtgtccccggggcagcggcggcggcggcggagcagGCTGCCGCCGCGTTGCTGTACGACATGAAGGGCTGCTACTCGCGGCTGCGGGCGCTGGTACCGACGCTGCCGCGGCACCGGCGGGTCTCCAAggtggagctgctgcagcacgTTATCGACTACATCTGGGACCTGCAGCTGGCGCTGCAGCGGGgaccccccgccccgccgccgccggggacCCCCCCGAGGTGAGTGCGGACCCCCCGTTCTGCACCCCGCTGTCCCCTCCCCGGGGGTGCTCCTTCCTCCTACCCCCTTCCGTCCCCGGGACCCCCCTGACCGGCCGCTTCGCCCCCCTTTCCCGCAGGCTCCATGCATGCCCGCTGCCGACCGGATCCTGTGCCGCTGAGACCGCTCCGGACCCGCCACGGACATCCCCGGGACCCCGGCCCTGAGCTCCGCGGCTCGCTTGCATCCCGGGACCCCCGCGGCACGGCTGGGGCCGGCAGCCGCGGCCCCCTCCCCTGGCGGGGCTGCTCCGGGGGGGTCCCCCCGCAGCCTGGGCAGGGGGTGCTGCCCGGCGGCCGCGGGACGTATCCTTCTCAGATTGCTGAGAGCATTCCCCGTATTGTATATTACAATGATGCTGGAGAATATTGTTCTACAATAGCTGGAGTTTTGTTATTAAACAAGCCCTGATGACCAGGCTCGCCTCTGCTTCCTGtgccgtccccccccccccccccccccggggcttcgggggggctgagccctggggacaTGTCCCCAGGGAGCAAGAAACTGGGGGGGAGCCCATCCGGACTAGTATGGGCTTGGGTGGGTGTGCTGGGGGGTACTGGGGCTGGGCCCTGTGgtggtgctggggagggggtctCCCACAGACTGGTCCCGGTTCCCCCCAGTGTGCTGCTGTGGTGGGGCCTGGGTGTGGTGGGGTCTGCAGGTGGCCTGTCCCAGCACTGTGTCCCCTCAGAGCCTCTCCCAGGGCCCAGTGGCTCCCGTGGGGTCTGTGTCCTgctccccccctctccccaggctcaGCCATGGGGTGTCAGGGGCAGGCGCATGAGAAAAGGTGGTTTGCACCCCGGTTTCTGTGCTGGGAAgatgcagcagcactgggacgCATCTTCCCCTGGGCAGGCGCCTTGATGGGACGATGACACGGAGGGGACAGTGCT
The genomic region above belongs to Gymnogyps californianus isolate 813 chromosome 17, ASM1813914v2, whole genome shotgun sequence and contains:
- the ID1 gene encoding LOW QUALITY PROTEIN: DNA-binding protein inhibitor ID-1 (The sequence of the model RefSeq protein was modified relative to this genomic sequence to represent the inferred CDS: inserted 1 base in 1 codon; deleted 1 base in 1 codon); the protein is MKVAAAAPSPLPAGAGGTLKAVRPGEAARCGPGPGPGVPGAAAAAAEQAAAALLYDMKGCYSRLRALVPTLPRHRRVSKVELLQHVIDYIWDLQLALQXGTPRPAAAGDPPEAPCMPAADRILCR